From the genome of Pseudoxanthomonas sp.:
CCCGCAGGTGCGCTGGATCGTGATCGATCCGCGCCGCACCGACACCGCCGCGATGGCCGACCTGCACCTGGCGATCCAGCCAGGGACCGACGTCGCGCTGTTCAACGGCATGTTGCACCACCTGGTCTGGGAGGGTCTGGTGGATGCGGAGTTCGTCGCCGCGCATACGGAGGGGTTCGCCGAGCTCAAGCACCTGCTGCGGGATTACACCCCGCGCATGAGTGCGGAGATCTGCGGTGTCCCGCTGGAAGACCTGGTCCAGGCGGCGGAGTGGTTCGGGCGCAGTCCGGCGTCGCTTTCGCTGTACTGCATGGGGTTGAACCAGTCCGCGCACGGCACCGACAAGAACCTGGCCTTGATCAACCTGCACCTGGCCAGCGGCCAGATCGGCAAGCCCGGCGCGGGGCCGTTCTCCTTGACCGGCCAACCCAACGCGATGGGCGGGCGCGAAGTCGGCGGCATGGCGACGATGCTGGCCGCGCACCGCGAGATCGACAACGAGGCCGATCGCGCCGAATTGGAGCAGCTGTGGGGGCTGCCCGAGGGCAGGTTGTCGGCGCGCCCCGGCACGGCGGCGGTGAAGCTGTTCGAAGGGCTGCGCGAAGGCCGGATCAAGGCGGTGTGGATCGCCTGCACCAACCCCGTGCACTCGATGCCGGATATCGCCGGGGTGCGCGAGGCGCTGCAGCGCGCCGAATACGTGGTGGTGCAGGAAGCCTTCGCCGACACCGATACGGTGCCTTACGCCGACGCGCTGCTGCCGGCCTCCAGCTGGGGCGAGAAGGACGGCACCGTCACCAATTCCGAACGCTGCATCACCCGCGTGCGCGCGGCGGCACCGGCACCGGGACAGGCGCGCGCGGACTGGTGGATCGCGCGCGAGGTGGCGCGGCGGATGGAGGCGAAGCTGGAGCAGGCCGGCACGCCGACGTTGTTCGGTTTCGATGGCCCCGCGGAGATCTTCGACGAGCACCGCGCGCTGACCATCGGCCGCGACCTCGACATCGGCGGGCTCGACTACACAAAGCTGGAGCGTGACGGCCCGCAGCAATGGCCGTTCCCGGCCGGCGCTGCGCAGGGCCAGGCGCGGCGCTACACCGATGGCGTGTTCGCCACGGCCAGCGGGTGTGCGCGCTTCCACGCCACCGCCTATCGTCCGGTCGCCGAACCGACCTCGGCACGCTATCCGCTGCGCCTGCTGACCGGCCGGCTGCGCGACCAGTGGCACGGGATGTCGCGTAGCGGGCGGGTGCCGGCGCTGTTCGCGCACAGCCCCGAGCCGGGCCTGCGCATGCTGCCGGACGATGCCGTGCGGCGCGGCCTGCAGGCCGGGGATCTGGTGCGGGTGAGCAGCAAGCGCGGCGAACTGGTGCTGCCGCTGGAGCTGTCCGACGAGGTGCGCTCGGGCTGCGTGTTCGCGGCGATGCACTGGAGCGGCCAGCACCTGTCCAGCGGCGGCATCAACGAGGTCAGCACCTCGGCGGTGGACGCGCGTTCGCAACAGCCCGAACTCAAGCACGCGGCGGTGCGGGTGGAGAAGGCCGAATTCGGCTGGCACCTGCTGGCGGCACGGCGCGGCGACGCGCTGGCGTTGCAACGCGCGCTGCAACCGCTGCTGCACGCCTGCGGCTACGCCGGCCTGGGCCTGCATGCGGAACCGGGCGCGTCCGAACAGGAAGGCCATTGGGTCGTGCTGCGCGCAGCCTGCGCGGTGGCGCCCGATGTCGCCTGGATGCAGGCGTTGATGACGGCATTGGACCTGCCCGCCGGACCGGACGCACTGGAATACCGCGACGCGCGCCGCGGCTTGATCCGCCGCGTCGGCTGGCGGCTCGAAGCGGGCAACAGCCATATCGATGGCCTGCTGCTGAGCGAGACCCAGCGCAGCGCCGCCAGTCAGGGCCTGCTCGATGCCGCGCTCTCCGGCCAGCCGTGGCAGGGGCCGCGCCTGTCGGTGTTCGCACGGGCGATGCGCGTGCGCCGCGATCCGGTGGTGTGCAGTTGCCGGCAGATCAGCGAATCGGCGATCCAGGCCGAACTGCAGCGCGGCGCCGACGTCGCGGCGCTCAAGCAGGGTCTGGGTTGCGGCAGCGTCTGCGGCTCCTGCATTCCGCAACTGACCCGGATGTACCAGCAAGCCCAGTCGGCCTGATCCAGGCCCCGTCCCAGCCCAGATGCCAGGAGTTTCCGCCATGTCCCCCGTCGATTCCCCGCTGCGCGAAGTCGTGCTGTTGTCCGCCGGTCCTGGCGATCTGGAGCTGCTCACGCTCAAGGCGGTCAAGGCGCTGGCCGTGGCCCAGGTGCTGCTGCTGGACGAGCTGGTCGATCCGGAGATCACCGCACTGGCACCGCAGGCGCGGGTGATCCGGGTCGGCAAGCGCGGCGGCTGCCGCTCCACGCCCCAGGATTTCATCTGTCGATTGATGCGCCGCTACGCGCTGCAGGGCCTGCGCGTGGTCCGGGTCAAGGGCGGCGAGGCGCTGATGTTCGGCCGGGCCGGGGAGGAAATCGCCTTCCTGCGCCGTGCGGGGATCGGTGTGCGGATCATCAACGGCGTCAGCGCGGCGTTTGCCGCGGCCGCCGCGCTCGGGGTCTCGCTGACCCATCGCGGCCACTGCCACGGCGTCACCTTCATCACCGCGCACACCCACGACGACGGAGAGCCGGACTGGGCGGCGCTGGCGGCGACCGGGACCACGCTGGCGATCTACATGGGCGTGCGCCGGATCGCAGCGATCAGCGCAGGATTGTTGAAGTGCCTGCCTGTGCAGACGCCGGCCGCGCTGGTGTTCGACGCCAGCAGGCCCAGCGAACGGGTCACACTGACCACGCTGGGTGGATTGCTCGAGACGGCCACGTTGGCCGGGCAGGCGCCGGGCGTGATCCTGGTCGGCAGCGCGCTGGCCGAGGCCTGGCCGGCGATGGAGGTGTTGCAGCCGGGCCTGCAAGCGATGGGTTGAACGGCGATGGCGCTACCCAGGGCGACGTTACGGCGGACCCGCCTGCCGCTGATCGCAGCAGGCAGATCCTTCATGCGCAGCTTGAAGCCCGCGCGCAAGCAACGCCCGCGGTGCGTGCGGTATCCCGTCGATACGCCGTGGTTCGGCAGCTCGCGTTGCGCACCTTCGGCATCCA
Proteins encoded in this window:
- the cobA gene encoding uroporphyrinogen-III C-methyltransferase, giving the protein MSPVDSPLREVVLLSAGPGDLELLTLKAVKALAVAQVLLLDELVDPEITALAPQARVIRVGKRGGCRSTPQDFICRLMRRYALQGLRVVRVKGGEALMFGRAGEEIAFLRRAGIGVRIINGVSAAFAAAAALGVSLTHRGHCHGVTFITAHTHDDGEPDWAALAATGTTLAIYMGVRRIAAISAGLLKCLPVQTPAALVFDASRPSERVTLTTLGGLLETATLAGQAPGVILVGSALAEAWPAMEVLQPGLQAMG
- a CDS encoding nitrate reductase, which gives rise to MSEGAAVTCAPELAAEAAQVIRRTTRSTCCYCGVGCGVLVHSESSADGERIVGIEGDPQHPANQGRLCSKGRSLPQTIAGHDGRLLVPELRTQRQAPRQPMAWDQALETVAERLAGIVRRHGPDAVAFYLSGQLLTEDYYVFNKLAKGLLGTNNIDTNSRLCMSSAVSAYKLALGADGPPTCYEDLERAQTVLFAGSNMAYAHPVLFRRLEQARALDPQVRWIVIDPRRTDTAAMADLHLAIQPGTDVALFNGMLHHLVWEGLVDAEFVAAHTEGFAELKHLLRDYTPRMSAEICGVPLEDLVQAAEWFGRSPASLSLYCMGLNQSAHGTDKNLALINLHLASGQIGKPGAGPFSLTGQPNAMGGREVGGMATMLAAHREIDNEADRAELEQLWGLPEGRLSARPGTAAVKLFEGLREGRIKAVWIACTNPVHSMPDIAGVREALQRAEYVVVQEAFADTDTVPYADALLPASSWGEKDGTVTNSERCITRVRAAAPAPGQARADWWIAREVARRMEAKLEQAGTPTLFGFDGPAEIFDEHRALTIGRDLDIGGLDYTKLERDGPQQWPFPAGAAQGQARRYTDGVFATASGCARFHATAYRPVAEPTSARYPLRLLTGRLRDQWHGMSRSGRVPALFAHSPEPGLRMLPDDAVRRGLQAGDLVRVSSKRGELVLPLELSDEVRSGCVFAAMHWSGQHLSSGGINEVSTSAVDARSQQPELKHAAVRVEKAEFGWHLLAARRGDALALQRALQPLLHACGYAGLGLHAEPGASEQEGHWVVLRAACAVAPDVAWMQALMTALDLPAGPDALEYRDARRGLIRRVGWRLEAGNSHIDGLLLSETQRSAASQGLLDAALSGQPWQGPRLSVFARAMRVRRDPVVCSCRQISESAIQAELQRGADVAALKQGLGCGSVCGSCIPQLTRMYQQAQSA